The Prunus persica cultivar Lovell chromosome G8, Prunus_persica_NCBIv2, whole genome shotgun sequence genome includes a region encoding these proteins:
- the LOC18768535 gene encoding probable F-actin-capping protein subunit beta, translating to MEAAMGLMRRMPPKHTETALSALLSLMPQHSSDLLSQVDQPLQVLCDMEYGKEFILCEYNRDADSYRSPWSNKYHPPLEDGSLPSEELRKLEIEANDIFAIYRDQYYEGGISSVYMWEDDNECFVGCFLIKKDGSKTGQGRRGYLQEGAWDAIHVIEVGPEEEGTSHYRLTSTVMLSLTTDNESSGTFSLSGSIRRQMNMHLSVQEGHLCNMGRMIEEMESKLRNSLDQVYFGKTKEMVCTLRPPSEVVMRLPDS from the exons ATGGAAGCAGCGATGGGATTGATGCGGAGAATGCCTCCCAAGCACACCGAGACGGCTCTCTCCGCCCTCCTCTCCCTTATGCCCCAACACTCCTCCGATCTCCTCTCTCAAGTCGATCAGCCCCTCCAG GTTTTGTGCGATATGGAGTATGGGAAGGAGTTCATTTTGTGTGAATATAATAGAGATGCAGACTCTTACAG ATCACCTTGGTCAAATAAATATCATCCACCATTAGAAGACGGCAGCCTCCCGTCTGAAGAGTTGAGGAAACTTGAAATTGAAGCAAACGACATCTTTGCCATTTATCGTGACCA GTATTATGAAGGTGGAATTTCATCAGTTTACATGTGGGAGGATGATAACGAATGTTTTGTAGGCtgctttttaataaaaaaag ACGGCTCCAAGACAGGTCAAGGTCGCAGAGGTTATCTGCAGGAGGGGGCATGGGATGCTATACATGTAATTGAG GTGGGTCCGGAGGAGGAAGGAACATCCCATTACCGCTTAACCAGCACTGTCATGCTGTCTCTGACTACAGACAATGAGTCATCAGGCACTTTCAGTTTGTCTGGATCAATTAGACGACAG ATGAATATGCACCTCTCAGTTCAAGAAGGTCATCTTTGTAACATGGGAAGAATGATCGAAGAAATGGAGAGCAAGCTGAGAAATTCACTGGATCAG GTTTATTTTGGGAAGACGAAAGAGATGGTTTGCACTTTACGACCACCATCTGAAGTAGTGATGAGACTGCCTGACAGCTGA